One genomic segment of Agromyces intestinalis includes these proteins:
- a CDS encoding heme ABC transporter ATP-binding protein, with translation MTDAATAHLQSETASAAPVLTATGLGVSIDGATLLHDVDFAAHAGELHALIGPNGAGKSTLLGVLAGDRRATTGSATLHTRSLHDWPLRDLARARAVLTQQHDVFFPFTVAQVVEMGRRPWARSPEASDDDAAIADAMRQTDVTHLADRRVPSLSGGERARAALARVLAQRAPVLLLDEPTAALDLKHQEDVLRLARARSRAGDTVVVVLHDLNIAAAYADRLTLLAGGRVAATGTPAEVLTAERIEQVYGQPVDVVPHPRTGAPLVLPLR, from the coding sequence ATGACGGATGCCGCGACCGCGCACCTGCAGTCCGAGACAGCGTCGGCTGCACCCGTGCTCACCGCCACCGGCCTGGGCGTGAGCATCGACGGCGCGACCCTGCTGCACGACGTCGACTTCGCCGCACACGCGGGCGAGCTGCACGCGCTCATCGGGCCGAACGGCGCCGGAAAGTCGACCCTGCTCGGCGTGCTCGCCGGCGACCGCCGCGCGACCACCGGATCCGCGACCCTGCACACGCGCTCGCTCCACGACTGGCCGCTGCGCGACCTCGCGCGCGCCCGCGCGGTGCTCACACAGCAGCACGACGTGTTCTTCCCGTTCACGGTCGCCCAGGTCGTCGAGATGGGCCGGCGGCCGTGGGCGCGTTCGCCCGAGGCATCCGACGACGACGCGGCCATCGCCGACGCGATGCGCCAGACGGATGTCACGCACCTCGCCGATCGTCGCGTGCCGTCGCTCTCAGGCGGCGAGCGGGCGCGCGCCGCGCTCGCCCGGGTGCTCGCCCAGCGGGCACCGGTGCTGCTGCTCGACGAGCCGACCGCGGCCCTCGACCTCAAGCACCAGGAGGACGTGCTTCGCCTCGCCCGCGCCAGATCGCGGGCCGGGGACACCGTCGTCGTCGTGCTGCACGACCTGAACATCGCGGCCGCCTACGCCGACCGGCTCACGCTGCTCGCCGGTGGTCGGGTCGCGGCGACCGGAACCCCCGCCGAGGTGCTCACGGCCGAACGCATCGAGCAGGTCTACGGGCAACCGGTCGACGTCGTCCCGCACCCCCGCACCGGTGCCCCCCTCGTGCTGCCGCTGCGCTGA
- a CDS encoding FecCD family ABC transporter permease — protein sequence MRRSEASVARRAWLVTGLAVALVALALVAACAGQLQIPPSEVWNSILRAVGLPAPAEAMPNADAALWTIRFPRIVMAILIGAALAAAGTLMQAVFANPLAEPGVVGVSSGAALGAAAAIVLGWAALGEWTIPVAAFVAGLATTLVVYLTSRAGGKTEVVTLVLTGIAVNAFAGGALAFLTFLGDTASREQIVFWQLGSLNGSRWAQIGVVLPLIAVGVIAALVLARTLDLFSLGERGARHLGVNVELVRVVSIVVVALLVCASVAFAGIISFVGLIVPHLMRMVIGPAHRPLLITSVLGGAVLLLGADLVARTAVPMADLPIGMLTSLVGGPFFFWLLRRTRKRAGGWA from the coding sequence GTGCGCCGCTCCGAGGCATCCGTCGCCCGTCGCGCCTGGCTGGTCACCGGACTCGCGGTCGCGCTCGTGGCCCTGGCGCTCGTCGCCGCCTGCGCGGGGCAGCTGCAGATCCCGCCGAGCGAAGTGTGGAACTCGATCCTCCGCGCGGTGGGCCTGCCGGCGCCCGCCGAGGCGATGCCGAACGCCGACGCGGCGCTCTGGACCATCCGGTTCCCGCGCATCGTGATGGCGATCCTGATCGGCGCCGCGCTCGCCGCAGCCGGCACGCTCATGCAGGCGGTGTTCGCGAATCCGCTCGCCGAGCCCGGGGTGGTCGGCGTCTCGAGCGGTGCGGCACTCGGCGCGGCCGCCGCGATCGTGCTGGGATGGGCCGCCCTCGGCGAGTGGACGATCCCGGTCGCGGCCTTCGTCGCCGGGCTCGCGACGACGCTCGTCGTCTACCTGACCAGCCGCGCCGGCGGCAAGACCGAGGTCGTGACGCTCGTGCTCACGGGTATCGCGGTGAACGCGTTCGCCGGCGGTGCTCTCGCGTTCCTCACCTTCCTCGGCGACACGGCGTCGCGCGAACAGATCGTGTTCTGGCAGCTCGGGTCGCTGAACGGCTCGCGCTGGGCGCAGATCGGGGTGGTGCTGCCGCTCATCGCGGTCGGGGTGATCGCGGCGCTCGTGCTCGCGCGCACGCTCGACCTGTTCTCGCTCGGCGAGCGCGGTGCGCGCCACCTCGGCGTGAACGTCGAGCTCGTGCGGGTCGTCTCGATCGTGGTCGTCGCCCTGCTGGTCTGCGCATCGGTCGCGTTCGCGGGCATCATCTCGTTCGTCGGGCTCATCGTGCCGCACCTCATGCGCATGGTGATCGGGCCGGCGCACCGGCCACTGCTCATCACGAGCGTGCTCGGCGGCGCGGTGCTGCTGCTCGGCGCCGACCTGGTCGCGCGCACCGCGGTGCCGATGGCCGACCTGCCGATCGGCATGCTCACCTCGCTCGTCGGCGGCCCGTTCTTCTTCTGGCTGCTGCGTCGCACCCGCAAGCGGGCGGGAGGCTGGGCATGA
- a CDS encoding heme/hemin ABC transporter substrate-binding protein, translated as MTRRSRRLVAAAAAVLAAAALVGCAPAASAPPQAQHCVASGVALADLALDASPREATGPSTACLADASVVALDAPAPDLPVTLTDAEGREVTVTDTSRILALDISGALAATVFGLGLGDHVVGRDSSTGFPEASELPVVTQGGHTLAAEPILALDPSVVITDTTLGPKAVIEQLREAGIPVVITESERDLDTIDTVIGQVATALGVPEQGERLSARVHDEIAQVTEDIDAIAPDDPADRPRMIFLYVRGSAGVYYLFGEESGADSLITALGGIDVAGEIGWQGMRPVTAEALVKAEPDVVLLMTKGLESVGGVDGLLEAVPALASTPAGQHRRFVDMDDTEILSFGPRTADVLEALARAVYAPAQSGMVGEAAK; from the coding sequence ATGACCCGACGCTCCCGCCGCCTCGTCGCGGCCGCCGCGGCCGTGCTCGCCGCCGCGGCCCTCGTCGGCTGCGCGCCGGCCGCGTCGGCGCCGCCCCAGGCGCAGCACTGCGTGGCATCCGGTGTCGCCCTGGCCGATCTCGCCCTCGATGCGAGCCCGCGCGAGGCGACCGGCCCGTCGACCGCCTGCCTGGCCGATGCGAGCGTGGTCGCGCTCGATGCACCCGCTCCCGACCTGCCCGTGACCCTGACCGACGCCGAGGGGCGCGAGGTCACCGTCACCGACACCAGCCGCATCCTCGCGCTCGACATCTCGGGCGCGCTCGCGGCGACCGTGTTCGGGCTCGGCCTCGGCGACCACGTCGTCGGCCGCGACTCGTCGACGGGGTTCCCCGAGGCATCCGAACTGCCCGTGGTCACGCAGGGCGGGCACACGCTCGCGGCCGAGCCGATCCTCGCGCTCGACCCGTCGGTGGTCATCACCGACACGACGCTCGGGCCGAAGGCCGTGATCGAGCAGCTCCGCGAGGCGGGCATCCCGGTCGTCATCACCGAGTCCGAGCGCGACCTCGACACGATCGACACCGTCATCGGCCAGGTGGCGACCGCGCTCGGCGTGCCCGAGCAGGGCGAGCGGCTGAGCGCACGCGTGCACGACGAGATCGCGCAGGTCACGGAAGATATCGACGCGATCGCACCCGATGATCCCGCCGACCGGCCCCGCATGATCTTCCTGTACGTGCGCGGCAGCGCCGGCGTCTACTACCTGTTCGGCGAGGAGTCGGGCGCCGACTCGCTCATCACCGCGCTCGGCGGCATCGACGTCGCGGGTGAGATCGGCTGGCAGGGCATGCGCCCGGTCACCGCCGAGGCGCTCGTGAAGGCCGAACCCGACGTGGTGCTGCTCATGACGAAGGGCCTCGAGTCGGTCGGCGGCGTCGACGGCCTGCTCGAAGCGGTGCCCGCCCTCGCGAGCACGCCGGCGGGCCAGCACCGACGGTTCGTCGACATGGACGACACCGAGATCCTGAGTTTCGGCCCGCGCACGGCCGACGTGCTCGAGGCACTCGCGCGCGCCGTGTACGCGCCGGCGCAGTCGGGCATGGTCGGCGAGGCCGCGAAGTGA
- a CDS encoding HtaA domain-containing protein, which produces MKTPSVLNPRPSGRLTAGGVRRLLAGLVAAVLAVGGGVIAAAPAAAEATGPSIVVTEAPREGGSVTVTGTGFAADDTGVYVGIGAASGANFYTAGIGEAGTVWVATGLESTPARAPMADDGSFTVQLAAPPVDSGDLAVFTSKAHGKGFADPSQNTKTAVVYAAAEEPGEGEPGEGGPGEGEPAPSVPTLTLSKSTDLAAEGETVTVTGTNYNPAQAMYLTLCSDVPLEQVSFAFISAGCTAGAKLISPTPRSSTQVKLEADGTFTTEFTITSKGDSTAIYTIADHTAQADRSQDAKVTVTFAKAKPVLTLSKSTDLAAEGETVTVTGRNYNPAQPIYVALCTDIPLEQLSFAFISAGCTAGAKQVTSNPTSSTQVKFEADGSFTTEFAVTSKGASTAVYTLANHTAMADRSQDAKVTVTFAAPGTDPGTDPGTDPGTDPGTDPGTNPGAPAPKLAVSPSAKVDATKANVFTITGTGYTGPGAQFGAYVLLGEASVWNGTGPLPSEGWIAQAWVNPAQIRDGAFSTTITVPAGRLAPATSYVVASSAAHGLSTTDRSLDAFAPFTTTSAGTSPTDPGTPGGPGTPTGPGTKPTTPPVVHPPVVRSGSLTWGVHSAFAKYITGPIAHGSISVQGGATASGGEFRFGQAGGTFSPITGLGTADYAGTVRFTGHGGVLDVSLSNPTLRVTGPGSGVLEVTANGSRVDFATVDLGRAARSTVDGATIFTDAPVTLTASGAGVFSGYYGAGERLDPITAVIGTPGAAPAGTTGTVASAPAAAAATAREIPAAPPATTGIELDAPTLAKLVGGEVVTVSVSGFEPNEEDIAVVVYSTPIVLARDLTADADGVVTWTGALPASLEPGQHTLTFQGSVSRGLVITVPPKQAAGVCRVDAATLVWGFKQSFLAYVEGGIANGGWQTSGAVTEDAAVFTWTAGTGALDPANDAGIGTGVVGFTGAIEFTGHDGALDTTVANPRIELSADGAYLLLDVTGTTQAGEPIDVDGVRFAELDLASAELQSTDASLQASAVPATLTADGAAAFGTYPAGEELDPVSFTLPLAAGCGEVVATPEATAEAEPVTGGGDTAAAAGSAEQPVDVTWMWWAGGAALIVAVGAAVFVLVRRRAVRAE; this is translated from the coding sequence GTGAAGACACCGTCCGTCCTGAATCCGCGCCCATCGGGGCGCCTCACCGCGGGTGGCGTGCGTCGCCTGCTCGCCGGGCTCGTCGCCGCGGTGCTCGCCGTCGGCGGCGGCGTCATCGCCGCCGCGCCGGCTGCCGCCGAAGCGACCGGCCCCTCGATCGTCGTCACCGAGGCCCCCCGCGAGGGCGGCAGCGTGACGGTGACCGGCACCGGCTTCGCGGCCGACGACACCGGCGTGTACGTCGGCATCGGCGCCGCGTCGGGCGCGAACTTCTACACCGCCGGCATCGGCGAGGCCGGCACCGTGTGGGTCGCGACCGGGCTGGAATCCACCCCGGCTCGAGCACCGATGGCCGACGACGGATCGTTCACCGTGCAGCTGGCGGCGCCGCCGGTGGACTCGGGCGACCTGGCCGTCTTCACCTCGAAGGCGCACGGCAAGGGCTTCGCCGACCCGTCGCAGAACACGAAGACCGCGGTGGTCTACGCGGCGGCCGAGGAGCCGGGCGAGGGTGAGCCGGGCGAGGGCGGGCCGGGCGAGGGCGAGCCGGCGCCCTCGGTGCCGACGCTCACGCTCTCGAAGTCGACCGACCTCGCCGCCGAGGGCGAGACCGTCACGGTGACCGGCACGAACTACAACCCGGCGCAGGCGATGTACCTGACGCTGTGCAGCGATGTGCCGCTCGAGCAGGTGTCGTTCGCATTCATCTCCGCCGGGTGCACCGCGGGCGCGAAGCTCATCTCGCCGACGCCGCGCTCGTCGACGCAGGTCAAACTCGAGGCCGACGGCACGTTCACGACCGAGTTCACGATCACGTCGAAGGGTGACTCGACCGCGATCTACACGATCGCCGACCACACCGCCCAGGCCGACCGCAGCCAGGACGCGAAGGTCACGGTCACGTTCGCGAAGGCCAAGCCGGTGCTGACGCTGTCGAAGTCGACGGATCTTGCCGCTGAGGGTGAGACGGTGACGGTGACGGGCCGCAACTACAACCCGGCGCAGCCGATCTACGTCGCCCTGTGCACCGACATTCCGCTCGAGCAGCTCTCGTTCGCGTTCATCTCGGCGGGGTGCACGGCCGGTGCGAAGCAGGTGACGTCGAACCCGACGTCGTCGACGCAGGTGAAGTTCGAGGCCGACGGGTCGTTCACCACGGAGTTCGCGGTCACGTCGAAGGGCGCGTCGACGGCGGTCTACACGCTGGCGAACCACACCGCGATGGCCGACCGCAGCCAGGACGCGAAGGTCACCGTCACGTTCGCCGCGCCGGGAACCGACCCCGGCACGGATCCGGGAACCGACCCGGGCACGGATCCGGGAACCGACCCGGGCACGAACCCCGGCGCTCCCGCCCCGAAGCTCGCGGTCTCGCCGTCGGCGAAGGTCGACGCGACGAAGGCCAACGTCTTCACGATCACCGGCACCGGCTACACCGGCCCCGGCGCGCAGTTCGGCGCCTACGTGCTGCTCGGCGAGGCATCCGTCTGGAACGGAACCGGTCCCCTGCCGAGCGAGGGGTGGATCGCCCAGGCCTGGGTGAACCCCGCCCAGATCCGCGACGGCGCGTTCTCGACCACGATCACCGTGCCCGCCGGCCGCCTCGCTCCGGCCACGTCGTACGTCGTCGCGAGCTCGGCCGCGCACGGGCTCTCGACCACCGACCGCTCGCTCGACGCGTTCGCGCCGTTCACGACCACGTCGGCCGGCACCTCGCCGACCGACCCGGGCACTCCGGGCGGGCCCGGCACGCCGACCGGCCCGGGCACGAAGCCCACCACGCCGCCGGTCGTGCACCCGCCCGTGGTGCGCAGCGGGTCGCTGACCTGGGGTGTGCACTCGGCCTTCGCGAAGTACATCACCGGGCCGATCGCGCACGGCAGCATCTCGGTGCAGGGTGGCGCGACCGCGTCGGGCGGCGAATTCCGCTTCGGTCAGGCCGGCGGCACGTTCAGCCCGATCACCGGGCTCGGCACCGCCGACTACGCCGGCACCGTGCGGTTCACCGGACACGGCGGGGTGCTCGACGTCTCGCTGTCGAACCCGACGCTGCGTGTCACCGGGCCGGGCTCGGGCGTGCTCGAGGTCACCGCGAACGGCAGCCGCGTCGACTTCGCGACGGTCGACCTCGGCCGCGCCGCGCGCTCGACGGTCGACGGGGCGACCATCTTCACCGACGCGCCCGTGACGCTCACGGCCTCGGGTGCCGGGGTGTTTTCCGGCTACTACGGGGCCGGCGAACGGCTCGACCCGATCACCGCGGTGATCGGCACGCCCGGCGCAGCGCCCGCGGGAACGACCGGCACCGTGGCATCTGCCCCGGCCGCTGCGGCGGCCACCGCGCGTGAGATCCCCGCCGCACCGCCGGCGACGACCGGCATCGAACTCGACGCGCCGACGCTCGCGAAGCTCGTCGGCGGCGAGGTCGTCACGGTCTCGGTCAGCGGCTTCGAGCCGAACGAGGAGGACATCGCGGTCGTCGTGTACTCGACGCCCATCGTGCTCGCCCGCGACCTCACGGCCGACGCCGATGGCGTGGTCACCTGGACGGGCGCGCTGCCGGCCTCGCTCGAGCCGGGGCAGCACACGCTGACGTTCCAGGGCTCGGTCTCGCGCGGCCTCGTCATCACGGTGCCGCCGAAGCAGGCGGCCGGGGTGTGCCGCGTGGATGCCGCGACCCTCGTCTGGGGCTTCAAGCAGAGCTTCCTCGCGTACGTCGAGGGCGGCATCGCGAACGGCGGCTGGCAGACCTCGGGTGCCGTGACCGAGGACGCCGCGGTGTTCACGTGGACGGCCGGCACGGGTGCGCTCGACCCCGCGAACGACGCCGGCATCGGCACGGGCGTGGTCGGGTTCACGGGCGCGATCGAGTTCACGGGCCACGATGGCGCGCTCGACACGACGGTCGCGAACCCGCGCATCGAGCTGTCGGCCGACGGCGCGTACCTGCTGCTGGATGTCACGGGCACGACCCAGGCGGGCGAACCGATCGACGTCGATGGCGTGCGGTTCGCCGAGCTCGACCTTGCTTCGGCCGAACTGCAGTCGACGGATGCCTCGCTGCAGGCGTCGGCCGTGCCCGCCACGCTCACCGCCGACGGCGCGGCGGCGTTCGGCACCTACCCGGCTGGCGAGGAACTCGACCCCGTGTCGTTCACGCTGCCGCTCGCAGCCGGGTGCGGCGAGGTCGTGGCGACGCCCGAGGCGACGGCCGAGGCGGAGCCCGTGACGGGCGGCGGCGACACCGCCGCTGCGGCCGGCTCGGCCGAGCAGCCGGTCGACGTCACCTGGATGTGGTGGGCCGGCGGCGCCGCGCTGATCGTGGCCGTGGGGGCGGCCGTGTTCGTGCTGGTTCGCCGTCGCGCCGTGCGAGCCGAGTAG
- a CDS encoding MFS transporter → MPSRRERPEFRPGGVRHVAGGILALSIATFLAITTELLPVGLLPLIGDELGISEGVTGLLVTVYAFMVAVLALPLTLLTARVPRKALLLATLVAYAASNALGALAPDFAYLAAGRALGGLAHALFFSVAIGYGARLVRPEHTGRALALITAGASAGFVLGVPLSTSLGAALGWRASFWLLAAGCTVTVLVVALLLPPVPGGGAPHGGLGRASRRTRLGVVVGVNTVVYLGQYTVYTYIAVLLLAAGLPLAGLGPALLALGALGLIGTWFAAVTLDRRPRAGTLLALVLIVVALVGLGFAFPALIGVLTATAVWSAAFGGIASMMQTAAIRTAGASPDVIGALVNASANVGIGAGAALGAAVLAWPGLEWLAFTGAALVLVGTTAAFVARESFPPLAPGAERTERAEP, encoded by the coding sequence GTGCCCTCTCGGCGTGAGCGTCCCGAGTTCCGGCCCGGCGGCGTCCGCCACGTCGCCGGCGGCATCCTCGCGCTGTCGATCGCGACGTTCCTCGCCATCACCACCGAGTTGCTGCCGGTCGGGTTGCTGCCGCTCATCGGCGACGAACTCGGCATCTCCGAGGGCGTCACCGGGCTCCTCGTCACCGTGTACGCATTCATGGTGGCGGTGCTCGCGCTGCCGCTCACCCTGCTCACCGCGCGCGTGCCGCGCAAGGCGCTGCTGCTCGCCACGCTCGTCGCGTACGCGGCGAGCAACGCGCTCGGGGCGCTCGCGCCCGACTTCGCGTACCTCGCGGCGGGCCGCGCGCTCGGCGGACTCGCGCACGCCCTCTTCTTCTCGGTGGCCATCGGGTACGGCGCCCGCCTCGTGCGCCCCGAACATACGGGCCGCGCACTCGCCCTGATCACCGCCGGCGCCTCCGCCGGATTCGTGCTCGGCGTGCCGCTCTCGACCTCGCTGGGTGCGGCACTCGGCTGGCGGGCGTCGTTCTGGCTGCTGGCCGCCGGCTGCACGGTCACCGTGCTCGTGGTCGCGCTGCTGCTGCCGCCCGTGCCCGGAGGCGGTGCGCCGCACGGCGGGCTGGGCCGCGCGTCGCGGCGCACGCGGCTCGGCGTCGTGGTCGGAGTGAACACCGTCGTCTACCTCGGGCAGTACACCGTGTACACCTACATCGCGGTGCTGCTGCTGGCGGCAGGGCTGCCGCTCGCCGGACTCGGCCCCGCGCTGCTCGCGCTCGGTGCGCTCGGCCTCATCGGCACCTGGTTCGCCGCGGTCACGCTCGACCGAAGGCCGCGGGCGGGCACGTTGCTCGCACTCGTGCTGATCGTCGTCGCGCTCGTGGGGTTGGGCTTCGCGTTCCCGGCGCTGATCGGCGTGCTCACGGCGACCGCGGTCTGGAGCGCAGCCTTCGGCGGCATCGCATCGATGATGCAGACGGCGGCGATCCGCACCGCCGGCGCGAGCCCCGACGTCATCGGGGCCCTCGTGAACGCCAGCGCGAATGTCGGCATCGGGGCCGGCGCCGCACTCGGCGCCGCCGTGCTCGCATGGCCCGGGCTCGAGTGGCTGGCATTCACGGGCGCCGCACTGGTGCTCGTCGGCACGACGGCGGCGTTCGTGGCACGCGAATCGTTCCCGCCGCTCGCCCCCGGCGCCGAGCGGACCGAGCGCGCAGAGCCCTGA
- the purF gene encoding amidophosphoribosyltransferase — MCGIVGIVSTEPVNQQIYDSLLLLQHRGQDSTGIATADGPVFHMAKARGQVREAFRTRDMRSLIGNIGLGHVRYTTKGAAEREEEAQPFYVNAPYGIILVHNGNLTNTRELSSDLFSIDRRHVNSTSDTEMLLNVLATELQGQIKGMELDPDQVFDAVTQVHERVEGSYAVISLIAGYGLLAFRDPFGIRPLILGRRYTDAGKPEWIVASESLVLENGDYEIVRDVAPGEAVFISLDGELFTRQCARDPRLIPCSFEYVYLARPDSVMNGISVYEARLRMGDRLANTIATHMPLGDIDVVMPIPDSSRPSAMNVAQKLGIEYREGFYKNRYVGRTFIMPGQAQRKQSVRQKLNAMGTEFKGKNVLIVDDSIVRGTTSQQIVQMARDAGANKVTFTSAAPPVRFPHVYGINMPSRRELIAHGRKIPEIATELGADHMIYQEVADLQAAITEGTSITELDLSCFTGDYVTGTVTEEYLEWVERTQLS; from the coding sequence ATGTGCGGCATCGTCGGCATCGTCTCCACCGAACCGGTCAACCAGCAGATCTACGACAGCCTCCTCCTCCTGCAGCACCGGGGTCAGGACTCGACCGGCATCGCGACCGCCGACGGCCCCGTCTTCCACATGGCGAAGGCGCGCGGGCAGGTGCGCGAGGCGTTCCGTACGCGCGACATGCGCTCGCTGATCGGCAACATCGGCCTCGGCCATGTGCGCTACACGACCAAGGGCGCCGCGGAGCGCGAAGAAGAGGCGCAGCCGTTCTACGTGAACGCGCCGTACGGCATCATCCTCGTGCACAACGGCAACCTCACCAACACGCGCGAGCTCTCGAGCGACCTGTTCTCGATCGACCGCCGCCACGTGAACTCGACGAGCGACACCGAGATGCTGCTCAACGTGCTCGCCACCGAGCTGCAGGGGCAGATCAAGGGCATGGAGCTCGACCCCGACCAGGTCTTCGACGCCGTCACCCAGGTGCACGAGCGCGTCGAGGGCTCGTACGCGGTGATCTCGCTCATCGCCGGGTACGGCCTGCTCGCGTTCCGCGATCCGTTCGGCATCCGGCCGCTCATCCTGGGTCGTCGGTACACGGATGCCGGGAAGCCCGAGTGGATCGTCGCCAGCGAGTCGCTCGTGCTCGAGAACGGCGACTACGAGATCGTGCGCGACGTCGCGCCCGGCGAGGCCGTCTTCATCTCGCTCGACGGCGAGTTGTTCACGCGCCAGTGCGCGCGCGACCCGCGGCTCATTCCCTGCTCGTTCGAGTACGTCTACCTCGCCCGCCCCGACTCGGTCATGAACGGCATCTCGGTCTACGAGGCGCGGCTGCGCATGGGCGACCGGCTCGCGAACACGATCGCGACCCACATGCCGCTCGGCGACATCGACGTGGTCATGCCGATCCCCGACTCGTCGCGGCCCTCGGCGATGAACGTCGCGCAGAAGCTCGGCATCGAGTACCGCGAGGGCTTCTACAAGAACCGCTACGTCGGCCGCACGTTCATCATGCCCGGGCAGGCGCAGCGCAAGCAGTCGGTGCGCCAGAAGCTGAACGCGATGGGCACCGAGTTCAAGGGCAAGAACGTGCTCATCGTCGACGACTCGATCGTGCGCGGCACCACGTCGCAGCAGATCGTGCAGATGGCGCGCGACGCCGGCGCCAACAAGGTGACGTTCACGTCGGCGGCTCCGCCGGTGCGGTTCCCGCACGTGTACGGCATCAACATGCCGTCGCGGCGCGAGCTCATCGCGCACGGGCGCAAGATCCCCGAGATCGCCACCGAACTCGGCGCCGACCACATGATCTACCAGGAGGTCGCCGACCTGCAGGCGGCGATCACCGAGGGCACCTCGATCACCGAACTCGACCTGTCGTGCTTCACGGGCGACTACGTCACGGGCACGGTCACCGAGGAGTATCTCGAGTGGGTGGAGCGCACCCAGCTCAGCTGA
- a CDS encoding carboxymuconolactone decarboxylase family protein produces the protein MTITTDPTDTRTDPASPIAPRRRLDFDGVAPAFSRAVSALDEAAVAEADRAGIEPLIRELVRLRASQLNGCSYCVDLHSRDALERGEHDQRLFAVAVWEESNFFTARERAAFALTDSVTRLSETHVPDAVWHEASAHFSDDELAALLALLVSINAWNELAVATRGWRPKLRAA, from the coding sequence ATGACCATCACCACCGATCCGACCGACACCCGAACCGACCCCGCCTCCCCCATCGCGCCGCGGCGCCGCCTCGACTTCGACGGCGTCGCCCCCGCCTTCTCCCGCGCGGTGAGCGCCCTCGACGAGGCGGCCGTGGCCGAAGCCGACCGCGCCGGCATCGAACCGCTCATCCGTGAACTCGTGCGCCTGCGCGCCTCGCAGCTGAATGGCTGCTCGTACTGCGTCGACCTGCACTCGCGCGACGCGCTCGAACGGGGCGAACACGACCAGCGTCTGTTCGCAGTGGCGGTCTGGGAGGAGTCGAACTTCTTCACCGCCCGCGAGCGCGCGGCGTTCGCCCTCACCGACTCGGTCACGCGGCTGAGCGAGACGCATGTTCCCGACGCCGTGTGGCACGAGGCATCCGCGCACTTCAGCGATGACGAGCTCGCGGCGCTGCTCGCCCTGCTGGTCTCGATCAATGCGTGGAACGAGCTCGCCGTCGCGACCCGCGGATGGCGGCCGAAGCTCCGCGCGGCCTGA